Proteins from a single region of Catenulispora acidiphila DSM 44928:
- a CDS encoding ankyrin repeat domain-containing protein: MARKKKRLPKDFDTTLRSGDLDAMKAVFATTELDARQGADGPTALGVRAIPPELVAWLVAEGADVEATDAFHRTALWQHAYMGNDVVVAALLDAGADIQAPKQPALHAAALGIMPTTVRLLFERGADRLVLTGGALQSGLQRCTNSQLPRMAEVAEAFLQHGTPITATMRERVAAIGKNFEFFRADFNPDHLAETEAGLNRLYDLFDVAPAVRRRTHDGTSPITATATAWDDRHQELWDLLVPGKGPAATAQGEAIRITGRLDHEVLGNGGMNWDLDFRHMVRALPTLLASGIPLPESQLTEATTLAQNFRRNSPEEHIQRLSELAVTWVLANPDPLPVPEPAYAR; encoded by the coding sequence ATGGCGAGGAAGAAGAAGCGGCTGCCGAAGGATTTCGACACCACGCTCCGGTCCGGCGACCTCGACGCGATGAAGGCGGTTTTCGCGACCACCGAGCTGGACGCCCGCCAAGGCGCCGACGGCCCGACCGCCCTCGGTGTGCGCGCCATCCCGCCGGAGCTGGTCGCCTGGCTGGTCGCCGAGGGCGCGGACGTCGAAGCCACCGACGCCTTCCACCGCACCGCGCTGTGGCAGCACGCGTACATGGGCAACGACGTGGTCGTCGCGGCTCTGCTGGACGCCGGCGCCGACATCCAGGCGCCGAAGCAGCCGGCACTGCACGCGGCGGCGCTCGGCATCATGCCCACGACCGTGCGCCTCCTGTTCGAGCGCGGCGCGGACCGCCTCGTCCTCACCGGCGGCGCGCTGCAGTCCGGCTTGCAGCGCTGCACCAACAGCCAACTGCCGCGGATGGCAGAGGTCGCCGAGGCCTTCCTGCAGCACGGAACCCCCATCACCGCCACGATGCGCGAACGCGTCGCGGCGATCGGTAAGAACTTCGAGTTCTTCCGCGCCGACTTCAACCCGGACCACCTGGCCGAGACCGAAGCCGGCCTGAACCGCCTCTACGACCTGTTCGACGTCGCGCCAGCCGTCCGGCGCCGCACCCACGACGGCACCTCCCCGATCACCGCGACCGCCACCGCCTGGGACGACCGGCACCAAGAACTGTGGGACCTCCTGGTCCCCGGCAAGGGCCCAGCCGCCACAGCCCAGGGCGAAGCCATCCGCATCACCGGCCGTCTGGACCATGAAGTCCTCGGCAACGGCGGCATGAACTGGGACCTCGACTTCCGCCACATGGTCCGAGCCCTGCCAACCCTCCTCGCCTCTGGCATCCCCCTCCCCGAATCCCAGCTCACCGAGGCAACCACCCTCGCCCAGAACTTCCGCCGCAACAGCCCCGAGGAACACATCCAGCGCCTCAGCGAACTGGCCGTGACCTGGGTCCTCGCCAACCCCGACCCGCTGCCGGTGCCGGAGCCCGCCTACGCGCGCTGA
- a CDS encoding putative T7SS-secreted protein — protein MGGPRNSNDWTVFGLSGDPVPGDTSSIQNVGQMLTARETAAYEVSVGINGLATDQEVNAWLGASGDAFRKTLEPVPGLLRQMVDAYNQAAAAVTKYASDLATAQHFADSAYQRRRSTIKDWQSKNPGKPLPAGGFPPLDVDLQQWDSEDYTINQGAIPARAQAAAACVKALQDAESTLRRVQSALGDPKFANFNNTYVANGGDLSQFTRPNAPVQVFGDVLENAEAADLTRILNGGKTDASPDVVRAELSDLTSEYQSDSAFWAKLGPSLGNVVDWIHTNKGPESTDASDQILINTLGQRTATAASNGSLSSLDVTGLGTASMVGLAKLLGTTKGSDYQNESGQDFLAFTTQEYIEGESGVDAWDRQNYDGALNTMLGLTSQNDAAARTLFAGSDGQHLVTELLTGEAQVTREQLAGRGGSITVTGSGYEGVDPKNVAALFDAARAPVDGSGVRGDDPASMDRLNAANNIIQAAAAFDHYSPSSSELSQVKGWSLPPQVTNSLEGYAKAYSFDLATSTTDSNNGAGITTVGGDPNGQPMFLVSSQQAHDFLDLSLKDPHAAGDYLGFAKAQFQNSVELDMASHGTVDHSSAYANLVATSQQIIDEQHMSGAKAQDAAAAQRAAIVNALLYSAGNAPGPDAVGVGQALDGLMTPYIEQLPGLQTNHAADMQVANHQADLLIGGKADIAVVQAAVDSGMLTVGDPGHDHLAPGILDANGHVQDNATFRSWYSEHQKIVVAPTNDPHLQNLSLEDYVSRMTRAMNQHS, from the coding sequence ATGGGCGGCCCGCGGAACTCCAACGACTGGACCGTGTTCGGCCTGTCCGGCGACCCCGTGCCCGGCGACACCTCGTCGATCCAGAACGTCGGCCAGATGCTCACCGCCCGCGAGACCGCCGCGTACGAGGTCAGCGTCGGCATCAACGGCCTGGCCACCGACCAGGAGGTGAACGCCTGGCTCGGCGCCAGCGGCGACGCCTTCCGCAAGACCCTGGAACCGGTGCCCGGCCTGCTGCGGCAGATGGTCGACGCCTACAACCAGGCGGCGGCCGCGGTCACGAAGTACGCCTCCGATCTGGCCACCGCGCAGCACTTCGCCGACTCCGCCTACCAGCGGCGCAGGAGCACGATCAAAGACTGGCAGAGCAAGAACCCGGGCAAGCCGCTGCCGGCCGGCGGATTCCCGCCGCTGGATGTCGACCTCCAGCAGTGGGACAGCGAGGACTACACCATCAACCAGGGCGCGATCCCGGCGCGTGCCCAGGCCGCCGCGGCGTGTGTGAAGGCACTGCAGGACGCCGAGAGCACGCTGCGCCGGGTGCAGTCGGCGCTGGGCGACCCGAAGTTCGCGAACTTCAACAACACCTATGTGGCCAACGGCGGCGACCTGTCGCAGTTCACGCGGCCGAACGCGCCGGTCCAGGTCTTCGGCGACGTCCTGGAGAACGCCGAGGCCGCCGATCTGACCCGGATCCTCAACGGCGGCAAGACCGACGCCAGCCCGGACGTGGTGCGCGCCGAACTCAGTGATCTGACGTCGGAGTACCAGAGCGACAGCGCGTTCTGGGCCAAGCTCGGGCCCTCGCTGGGCAACGTCGTGGACTGGATCCACACCAACAAGGGCCCGGAGAGCACCGACGCCTCCGACCAGATCCTCATCAATACCCTGGGACAGCGGACGGCGACGGCCGCCTCGAACGGGTCGCTCAGCTCGCTGGACGTCACGGGACTGGGCACCGCGAGCATGGTCGGGCTGGCCAAACTCCTGGGCACGACCAAGGGCTCGGACTACCAGAACGAGAGCGGGCAGGACTTCCTGGCGTTCACGACTCAGGAGTACATCGAGGGCGAGTCCGGCGTCGATGCGTGGGACCGGCAGAACTACGACGGCGCGCTGAACACGATGCTGGGCCTCACTTCGCAGAACGACGCCGCAGCGCGGACCCTGTTCGCCGGCAGCGACGGCCAGCACCTGGTGACCGAGCTGCTGACCGGCGAGGCGCAGGTGACCCGGGAGCAGCTCGCCGGCCGCGGCGGATCGATCACGGTCACCGGGAGCGGCTACGAGGGCGTCGACCCGAAGAACGTCGCCGCGCTGTTCGACGCTGCGCGGGCGCCAGTCGACGGCAGCGGCGTGCGCGGAGACGACCCGGCCAGCATGGACCGGCTCAACGCGGCGAACAACATCATCCAGGCCGCCGCCGCCTTCGACCACTACTCGCCGTCGAGCAGCGAGCTCTCGCAGGTCAAGGGCTGGAGCCTGCCGCCGCAGGTGACCAACTCCCTGGAGGGCTACGCGAAGGCGTACTCCTTCGACCTCGCGACGTCGACCACCGACTCCAACAACGGCGCCGGCATCACCACCGTCGGCGGCGACCCCAACGGACAGCCGATGTTCCTGGTGTCGTCCCAGCAGGCGCACGACTTCCTGGACCTGTCGCTGAAGGATCCGCACGCCGCCGGCGACTACCTGGGATTCGCCAAGGCGCAGTTCCAGAACTCGGTGGAGCTGGACATGGCGTCCCACGGCACGGTCGACCACAGTTCGGCCTACGCGAACCTGGTCGCCACCTCGCAGCAGATCATCGACGAGCAGCACATGTCGGGCGCGAAGGCACAGGACGCGGCGGCGGCGCAGCGTGCGGCGATCGTCAACGCACTGCTGTACTCCGCGGGCAACGCGCCCGGGCCCGACGCGGTGGGCGTCGGCCAGGCCCTGGACGGTTTGATGACCCCGTACATCGAACAGCTGCCGGGCCTGCAGACCAACCACGCGGCCGACATGCAGGTCGCCAACCACCAAGCGGACCTGCTCATCGGCGGGAAGGCGGACATCGCGGTGGTCCAGGCCGCGGTCGACAGCGGCATGCTGACGGTTGGCGATCCCGGCCACGACCACCTGGCGCCCGGCATCCTCGACGCCAACGGCCACGTCCAGGACAACGCGACGTTCCGGTCCTGGTACTCCGAGCACCAGAAGATCGTCGTGGCACCGACCAACGATCCGCACCTGCAGAACCTGAGTCTGGAGGACTATGTCTCGCGGATGACGCGCGCTATGAACCAGCACTCGTGA
- a CDS encoding SitI3 family protein: MAIEFTVEMRAGQTAAVVAESVVAVARELVLIDAETVAAQLLQGVVLGNGTWFRVSDSRSQAWQTVPAVLGFMPDVDLYFRLDKWTDISGQQDGLIRLALGLLEHVTGDMVLHREYETALFVRKDGVLTLNDRADLWTPERLAWVRLPHGQAFIDLDA; this comes from the coding sequence ATGGCGATCGAGTTCACGGTCGAGATGCGAGCGGGGCAGACCGCTGCGGTCGTCGCGGAGTCGGTCGTTGCCGTCGCGCGGGAGTTGGTACTCATCGACGCTGAAACCGTTGCGGCGCAACTGTTGCAGGGTGTCGTGCTCGGCAACGGGACGTGGTTCCGGGTCAGCGACTCGCGTTCGCAAGCGTGGCAGACCGTGCCGGCGGTGCTCGGCTTCATGCCGGACGTAGACCTGTACTTCCGGCTGGACAAGTGGACCGATATCTCGGGTCAGCAGGACGGCCTGATCCGCCTCGCGCTGGGTCTGCTCGAGCACGTCACCGGCGACATGGTCCTGCATCGCGAGTACGAGACGGCGTTGTTCGTCCGCAAGGACGGCGTGCTGACCTTGAACGACCGTGCCGACCTGTGGACGCCGGAGCGGCTTGCCTGGGTGCGGCTGCCTCATGGACAGGCCTTCATCGACCTCGACGCCTGA
- a CDS encoding YciI family protein, producing MKFLISMHINPAVLDALTEEEMAGIGEGHSRFMQALKDSGEFIMTQALVDPSQAAVVRVRNGQPVVTDGPFLEAKEYLGGFYLVDVQNKERAIELAAQIPDAAIEGLGLEVRQIMFSDGQLEA from the coding sequence ATGAAGTTCCTGATCAGCATGCACATCAACCCCGCCGTGCTGGACGCGCTGACCGAGGAGGAGATGGCCGGGATCGGCGAGGGCCACAGCCGGTTCATGCAGGCGCTGAAGGACTCCGGGGAGTTCATCATGACCCAGGCGCTGGTCGACCCTTCCCAGGCGGCCGTGGTGCGGGTCCGCAACGGCCAGCCGGTGGTGACCGACGGCCCGTTCCTGGAGGCCAAGGAGTACCTCGGCGGCTTCTACCTGGTCGACGTGCAGAACAAGGAGCGGGCGATCGAGCTCGCCGCGCAGATCCCGGACGCCGCGATCGAGGGTCTCGGGCTGGAAGTGCGCCAGATCATGTTCTCCGATGGACAATTGGAGGCATGA
- a CDS encoding alpha/beta fold hydrolase: MPVISTPSADAVLARTVGGSGPGLLLAHGAGGSVALNYGPILDGLSVGHTVVGIDYPGTGRSPRAAGRLSVDYLADQVIAAADAEGLQRFALAGFSLGGPVAIRAAAKHPDRVSALVLTATFAYRDARLDLAAKLWGELYEAGDNVRLSEFLTLAAFSAETLRSMPERQLRLAIEGLAGLIPDGTPEHVDLVRRVDVRADLAWVTAPTLVVSTTADPLVSPHLHEELAAGIAGARLARIDTGHLPFAERPEEWLGLITGFLAEHSV; encoded by the coding sequence ATGCCGGTCATCAGCACGCCCTCGGCCGACGCGGTCCTGGCTCGCACCGTCGGCGGTAGCGGACCTGGTCTGCTGCTGGCGCACGGCGCCGGCGGCAGTGTCGCGCTGAACTACGGTCCGATTCTGGACGGTTTGAGCGTCGGGCACACCGTGGTCGGGATCGACTACCCCGGGACCGGTCGTTCGCCGCGTGCGGCCGGACGGCTGAGCGTCGACTACCTGGCCGACCAGGTGATCGCCGCCGCCGATGCCGAGGGGTTGCAGCGGTTCGCGCTGGCGGGGTTCTCGCTCGGTGGGCCGGTCGCGATTCGGGCGGCGGCCAAGCATCCGGATCGTGTCAGTGCTCTGGTTCTGACGGCGACTTTCGCTTACCGCGACGCGCGTCTGGATCTGGCGGCGAAGTTGTGGGGCGAGTTGTACGAGGCCGGCGACAACGTCCGGCTCTCGGAGTTCCTGACGCTCGCCGCGTTCAGTGCCGAGACGCTGCGGAGTATGCCGGAGCGGCAGTTGCGGCTGGCGATCGAAGGGCTGGCCGGGCTCATTCCGGACGGCACGCCGGAGCACGTGGACCTGGTGCGGCGCGTCGATGTGCGCGCGGATCTGGCCTGGGTCACGGCGCCGACGCTCGTCGTGTCGACCACCGCCGATCCGCTGGTCTCCCCGCATCTGCACGAGGAGCTGGCGGCGGGGATCGCCGGGGCCCGCCTGGCCCGCATCGACACCGGGCATCTGCCGTTCGCCGAGCGGCCCGAGGAGTGGCTGGGGCTGATCACCGGGTTCCTGGCCGAGCACTCCGTCTGA
- a CDS encoding RNA polymerase sigma factor, with protein sequence MTAPAIEDLLRELTPQVLGALVRRYGRFEGCEDAVQEAVLAASVQWPDEGVPENPRGWLTTVASRRLIDQVRSDSARREREEQVWASDVVPDEVPDTDDTLVLLFLCCHPTLTAASQTALTLRAVGGLTTAEIARAFLVPEATLAARVSRAKQRIKTAGSSFELPAGPEREERLQVVLHVLYLIFNEGYTASSGTELDRVDLATEAIRLTRMVYAQLPDDGEVAGLLALMLLTHSRREARTTAQGDLIPLDEQDRAKWDAELIAEGLELAKTSLAGTELGPYQLQAAIAATHAVATDAADTDWRQIHTLYLVLERIAPNPMVTLNRAVALAEIEGPQAGLAVLATLDSDERMAKHHRLLSVRAHLLEMAGDTDAAYENYRRAAKATASLAEQRHLESRAKKLRP encoded by the coding sequence ATGACAGCACCGGCGATCGAGGACCTGCTCCGCGAGCTGACACCGCAGGTCCTCGGCGCTCTGGTCCGCCGCTACGGACGATTCGAGGGCTGCGAGGACGCCGTACAGGAGGCGGTCCTGGCCGCCTCCGTCCAGTGGCCGGACGAAGGCGTGCCGGAGAATCCGCGCGGCTGGCTGACCACGGTCGCCTCCCGCCGGCTCATCGACCAGGTACGCAGCGACTCCGCACGACGCGAGCGGGAAGAGCAGGTCTGGGCGTCGGACGTGGTGCCGGACGAGGTTCCGGACACCGACGACACCCTGGTCCTGCTCTTCCTGTGCTGCCACCCGACGCTCACCGCCGCGTCGCAGACCGCGCTGACGCTGCGCGCCGTCGGCGGCCTGACCACCGCCGAGATCGCCCGCGCCTTCCTGGTCCCGGAGGCCACGCTGGCGGCCCGGGTCAGCCGCGCCAAGCAGCGGATCAAGACCGCGGGGAGCTCCTTCGAGCTGCCGGCCGGTCCCGAGCGCGAGGAACGGCTGCAGGTCGTGCTGCACGTGCTCTATCTGATCTTCAACGAGGGTTACACCGCGTCCTCCGGCACAGAACTGGACCGCGTGGACCTCGCGACCGAGGCGATCCGGCTGACCAGGATGGTCTACGCGCAGCTGCCCGACGACGGCGAAGTCGCCGGGCTGTTGGCGCTCATGCTGCTCACGCACTCCCGGCGTGAAGCCCGCACGACCGCGCAGGGCGACTTGATCCCGCTGGACGAGCAGGACCGCGCGAAGTGGGACGCCGAGCTGATCGCCGAGGGACTGGAGCTGGCGAAGACCTCGCTGGCCGGCACGGAGCTGGGACCGTACCAACTGCAGGCGGCCATAGCCGCCACGCACGCCGTCGCCACCGACGCCGCGGACACCGACTGGCGCCAGATCCACACGCTGTACCTGGTCCTGGAACGCATCGCGCCGAACCCGATGGTCACCCTGAACCGCGCCGTCGCGCTCGCCGAGATCGAGGGACCGCAAGCCGGGCTCGCGGTGCTGGCGACGTTGGACAGCGACGAGCGGATGGCGAAGCACCATCGGCTCTTGTCCGTGCGGGCACACCTGCTGGAGATGGCCGGGGACACCGACGCCGCGTACGAGAACTACCGGCGCGCCGCCAAGGCGACCGCGAGTCTGGCCGAGCAACGGCATCTGGAATCCCGAGCCAAGAAGCTGCGGCCCTGA
- a CDS encoding TetR/AcrR family transcriptional regulator yields the protein MSPVNSKQAEKARQTRKRVLTAAGELFVEHGYGATTLQQIAERADVAVQTIYFVFRNKRTLLKELADVTVAGDDEPVPTMERPWFTAAMAAPTAEEHLRAHVAGAVSVNARVSALLEVIRTAAALEPELDALRRTGDEQRYTVQHTAAQALMAKPGARPGLTAEHAADLLYATLGPEMYLLLVRDRGWSAGRFADWADASLRSQLLQ from the coding sequence ATGAGCCCGGTCAACAGCAAGCAGGCGGAGAAGGCCCGGCAGACGCGCAAGCGGGTGCTCACCGCGGCCGGCGAGCTGTTCGTCGAGCACGGCTACGGCGCCACGACGCTCCAGCAGATCGCCGAGCGCGCCGACGTCGCGGTCCAGACGATCTACTTCGTCTTCCGCAACAAGCGCACCCTGCTGAAGGAGCTGGCCGACGTCACTGTCGCCGGCGACGACGAGCCCGTGCCGACCATGGAGCGCCCCTGGTTCACCGCCGCTATGGCCGCGCCGACCGCCGAGGAACACCTGCGTGCGCACGTCGCGGGCGCCGTCTCCGTCAACGCGCGTGTCAGTGCCCTGCTCGAAGTGATCCGGACGGCGGCCGCCCTGGAACCGGAACTCGACGCACTGCGACGGACCGGCGACGAGCAGCGCTACACCGTCCAACACACCGCGGCGCAGGCGCTCATGGCCAAGCCCGGCGCGCGTCCCGGCCTCACCGCCGAGCATGCCGCAGACTTGCTCTACGCGACTCTCGGCCCAGAGATGTACCTGCTGCTCGTCCGCGATCGCGGCTGGTCCGCGGGGCGGTTCGCCGACTGGGCCGACGCGTCGCTGCGCAGCCAGCTGCTCCAATGA
- a CDS encoding chaplin family protein, with protein MSMRKTLVAAAFAAVAVLGTAGTASASGAGAIGGAIGSPGLLSGNNIQIPINIPINLCGNDISVLAALTGAAGNTCVNY; from the coding sequence ATGAGCATGCGCAAGACTCTCGTCGCCGCGGCGTTCGCCGCGGTCGCCGTCCTGGGCACTGCCGGCACGGCCTCCGCCTCCGGCGCGGGCGCGATCGGCGGGGCCATCGGCTCGCCCGGCCTGCTGTCCGGCAACAACATCCAGATCCCGATCAACATCCCGATCAACCTGTGCGGCAACGACATCTCCGTGCTGGCCGCCCTGACCGGCGCCGCCGGCAACACGTGCGTCAACTACTGA
- a CDS encoding MFS transporter, translating into MRVNRAWLGLVLLMLPTLLVAMDMTALILALPHLSADLGASAVQQLWISDAYGLMVAGMVITMGTLGDRIGRRRLLLIGASAFAVLSVVAAFSVNPLMLIVVRALLGIAGATLAPSTLALITNMFPDGRARGRAIAIWATCQFTGGAIGPVLAGFLLQHFWWGSVFLAAVPAMALLAVAGPFVLPEFRGSRAGRLDPASVGLSLAAVLLMVYGIKQLTVAHAVIVPLMALAVGAALGVVFVRRQLRLTTPLLDLRMFRSRPFTAVLIALVFAGLAMAGTGLLVTQYLQGVLGHEPMTAAILFAPMGLGVALGTMTAPALTRRLQQPTAIAAGLALSALGALLLTVVDGPGSLPLLMIGIAVLAFGTGPLFALGTGLVIGSVPPERAGSAASMSETGNYFGGSLGLGLVGAAAAVVYRAHAHGTSDSLAGALAASSHLPTAQASATLHTAREAFTAGLHATGLIAAVIFAALSVLVLAMQPATRERQEQEQEQEQAQERARAAAPEPVAASASAS; encoded by the coding sequence ATGCGAGTCAACCGGGCTTGGCTGGGGCTGGTCCTGCTCATGCTGCCGACGCTGCTGGTCGCGATGGACATGACGGCGCTGATCCTGGCGCTGCCGCACCTGAGCGCCGACCTCGGCGCCAGTGCGGTGCAGCAGCTGTGGATCAGCGACGCGTACGGACTGATGGTCGCCGGCATGGTCATCACCATGGGGACGCTGGGCGACCGGATCGGACGCCGGCGCCTGCTGCTGATCGGCGCCTCGGCGTTCGCGGTGCTGTCGGTGGTCGCGGCGTTCTCGGTGAACCCGCTGATGCTGATCGTCGTGCGCGCGCTGCTCGGGATCGCCGGGGCGACCCTGGCGCCGTCCACGCTGGCGCTGATCACCAACATGTTCCCCGACGGCCGCGCCCGCGGCCGCGCCATCGCGATCTGGGCGACCTGCCAGTTCACCGGCGGGGCGATCGGCCCGGTGCTGGCCGGGTTCCTGCTCCAGCACTTCTGGTGGGGGTCGGTGTTCCTGGCGGCGGTGCCCGCGATGGCGCTGCTGGCGGTGGCCGGACCGTTCGTGCTGCCGGAGTTCCGCGGCTCGCGGGCCGGGCGGCTGGACCCGGCCAGCGTCGGGCTGTCGCTGGCGGCGGTGCTGCTGATGGTCTACGGGATCAAGCAGCTGACGGTCGCGCACGCGGTGATCGTGCCGCTGATGGCGCTGGCGGTCGGGGCGGCGCTCGGCGTGGTGTTCGTCCGCCGGCAGCTCCGTCTGACCACGCCGCTGCTGGATCTGCGGATGTTCCGCAGCCGTCCGTTCACCGCGGTCCTGATCGCGCTCGTCTTCGCCGGTCTGGCGATGGCGGGCACCGGTCTGCTGGTGACGCAGTATCTGCAAGGAGTGCTCGGGCACGAGCCGATGACCGCAGCGATCCTGTTCGCTCCGATGGGCCTCGGCGTCGCGCTCGGCACCATGACCGCTCCCGCGCTGACCCGGCGCCTGCAGCAGCCGACCGCCATCGCCGCCGGACTGGCGCTCTCGGCGCTGGGCGCCCTGCTCCTGACCGTCGTGGACGGACCGGGCAGCCTGCCGCTCCTGATGATCGGCATCGCGGTCCTGGCCTTCGGCACCGGTCCGCTGTTCGCCCTCGGCACCGGTCTGGTGATCGGCAGCGTCCCGCCGGAGCGGGCAGGCAGCGCCGCCTCCATGTCCGAGACCGGTAACTACTTCGGCGGGTCCCTCGGACTGGGCCTGGTCGGCGCCGCTGCCGCCGTTGTCTACCGCGCACACGCCCACGGAACGTCCGACTCCCTGGCCGGCGCCCTCGCCGCGAGCAGCCACCTACCGACGGCTCAGGCCTCTGCGACGCTGCACACGGCGCGCGAGGCGTTCACCGCCGGCCTGCACGCGACCGGACTGATCGCCGCGGTGATCTTCGCCGCGCTGTCGGTGCTGGTGCTGGCGATGCAGCCGGCGACGCGGGAGCGGCAGGAGCAGGAACAAGAGCAGGAGCAGGCACAGGAGCGGGCTCGGGCGGCTGCCCCGGAGCCGGTGGCGGCCTCGGCCTCCGCGAGCTAG
- a CDS encoding glutamate decarboxylase — protein MRHNHSERDLSGDVDVNPLFARPGELRSRPRTRLPDAPMLPETAYQLVHDEAMLDGNARLNLATFVGTWMDSQARKLYLEAFDKNMIDKDEYPSTAAIEERCWRILADLWHAPDQDRAIGCSTIGSSEACMLGGLAFKRRWQEARRAAGKPADRPNLVMSSAVQVVWEKFCNYWDVEPRYVPITEEHKTLDGADLKSHVDENTIGVVSILGVTYTGMYEPVLEVSRALDEIQRDTGLDIPIHVDGASGAMVAPFLQPTLEWDFRVPRVASINTSGHKYGLVNPGLGWVLWRDRDLLPESLVFKVSYLGGEMPTFGLNFSRPAAQVLVQYFQFLRLGRLGYHEVQKASHDVARYLADRISAMDCFDLWNDASDIPVFAWRKAAGHNPNWTLYDVSDRLRMKGWLVPAYPMPDNLSDTVVQRVVIRNGMSMDLAANLMRDLQDSVDYLDRLKEPLPDVERSVFHH, from the coding sequence ATGCGGCACAACCACAGCGAACGTGATCTGAGCGGGGACGTGGACGTCAACCCGCTGTTCGCCCGGCCCGGAGAGCTGCGCAGCAGGCCGCGGACGAGGCTGCCCGACGCGCCGATGCTGCCGGAGACGGCCTACCAGCTGGTGCACGACGAGGCGATGCTCGACGGCAACGCGCGCCTGAACCTGGCGACGTTCGTCGGCACCTGGATGGACAGCCAGGCGCGCAAGCTGTATCTGGAAGCCTTCGACAAGAACATGATCGACAAGGACGAGTACCCGAGCACCGCGGCGATCGAGGAGCGGTGCTGGCGGATCCTGGCCGACCTGTGGCACGCGCCGGATCAGGACCGTGCCATCGGCTGCTCCACCATCGGCTCCTCCGAGGCCTGCATGCTCGGCGGCCTGGCCTTCAAGCGGCGCTGGCAAGAGGCGCGCCGGGCGGCCGGCAAGCCGGCCGACCGCCCGAACCTGGTGATGAGCTCGGCGGTACAGGTGGTGTGGGAGAAGTTCTGCAACTACTGGGACGTCGAGCCGCGCTACGTGCCGATCACCGAGGAGCACAAGACGCTCGACGGCGCCGACCTGAAGTCCCACGTCGACGAGAACACCATCGGCGTGGTCAGCATCCTCGGCGTCACCTACACCGGCATGTACGAGCCGGTCCTGGAGGTCAGCCGCGCGCTGGACGAGATCCAGCGCGACACCGGCCTGGACATCCCGATCCACGTCGACGGCGCCTCCGGGGCGATGGTCGCCCCGTTCCTGCAGCCCACGCTGGAGTGGGATTTCCGGGTCCCGCGCGTGGCCTCGATCAACACCTCCGGCCACAAGTACGGGCTCGTCAACCCGGGTCTGGGTTGGGTCCTGTGGCGGGACAGGGACCTGCTGCCGGAGAGCCTGGTCTTCAAGGTGAGCTACCTCGGCGGCGAGATGCCGACCTTCGGCCTGAACTTCTCACGCCCGGCCGCGCAGGTCCTGGTGCAGTACTTCCAGTTCCTGCGGCTGGGACGGCTGGGCTATCACGAGGTCCAGAAGGCGTCCCACGACGTCGCGCGCTACCTCGCCGACCGCATCAGCGCGATGGACTGCTTCGACTTGTGGAACGACGCTTCCGACATCCCCGTGTTCGCCTGGCGCAAGGCCGCCGGCCACAACCCGAACTGGACGCTCTACGACGTCTCCGACCGGCTGCGGATGAAGGGCTGGCTGGTCCCGGCGTACCCGATGCCCGACAACCTGTCGGACACCGTGGTGCAGCGGGTCGTGATCCGCAACGGCATGAGCATGGACCTGGCCGCGAACCTCATGCGCGACCTGCAGGACTCGGTCGACTACCTCGACCGGCTGAAGGAGCCGCTGCCGGACGTCGAACGCTCGGTGTTCCACCACTGA
- a CDS encoding antibiotic biosynthesis monooxygenase, which produces MAVLRIVRFTTDPAQTEEMLQTRAGLIAATRERFAGLTATRLARVDEATWIDHWQWESAEHMQRALDSVATIPGAQAAFALIADPSAEVAEVVEDGRRPAGEVAAAV; this is translated from the coding sequence ATGGCTGTTCTGCGGATCGTGCGCTTCACTACCGACCCGGCGCAGACCGAGGAGATGCTCCAGACCCGGGCCGGGCTGATCGCGGCCACCCGGGAGCGCTTCGCCGGGCTGACCGCGACGCGCTTGGCGCGGGTGGACGAGGCGACATGGATCGACCACTGGCAATGGGAGTCGGCCGAGCACATGCAGCGCGCGCTGGACAGTGTCGCGACGATCCCCGGCGCCCAGGCCGCGTTCGCACTGATCGCGGACCCGAGCGCCGAGGTGGCGGAGGTCGTCGAGGACGGGAGGCGGCCCGCGGGCGAGGTGGCGGCGGCGGTCTGA